In a genomic window of Aggregatimonas sangjinii:
- a CDS encoding efflux RND transporter periplasmic adaptor subunit encodes MNYFRHVILILLTVVAFNSCKEEEKKKAEVLRPVNYQIVGTSDAQKIRSFSGIARAGDEIELSFRSNGIITELNAKVGQKVKKGDLIAKLDNVQANLAYEQSVSALNSANSAMKTAKSAMDRVKSLYESGSQSLSDYEAAKNSYQSALDQYESARRNKSIQQSQISYGYIKAPKDGTIASAPGSLNANVSAGQVIAVLNAGEQINIMVGLPENVINKVQTGMEVAIALSSLGEYFKGSVLEVSPVVDANSSTYPVKIDIVTPTTAVKPGMAANVTFNFSTGEETADNSLVVPVKAVGEDGNGNFVFIVESEDGETGTVKKQTIEVGELTSNGFKIKSGLNGGEKIATAGLQTLLDGQKVRLQ; translated from the coding sequence ATGAACTATTTTCGTCACGTTATACTAATTCTTCTTACAGTCGTAGCATTTAACTCTTGTAAAGAGGAAGAGAAAAAGAAGGCCGAAGTATTGCGGCCTGTTAACTATCAGATTGTAGGTACTTCAGACGCCCAAAAAATCCGTTCGTTTAGTGGTATAGCCAGGGCAGGAGACGAAATAGAATTGAGTTTCCGTAGTAATGGTATCATAACGGAATTGAATGCAAAGGTTGGTCAAAAAGTAAAAAAAGGAGACCTCATTGCCAAGTTGGACAATGTACAAGCCAATTTGGCTTACGAACAATCGGTTTCCGCTTTGAATAGTGCCAACTCTGCCATGAAAACAGCGAAATCGGCTATGGATAGAGTGAAATCGCTCTATGAAAGTGGAAGTCAATCACTCAGTGATTATGAAGCTGCCAAAAACAGTTATCAAAGTGCTTTAGACCAATATGAATCCGCAAGACGGAATAAAAGTATTCAACAATCACAAATTAGCTATGGCTATATCAAAGCACCAAAAGATGGCACTATCGCAAGTGCTCCTGGTTCGCTCAATGCCAATGTTAGTGCAGGACAGGTAATCGCTGTGCTCAATGCTGGAGAGCAAATCAATATTATGGTAGGCCTTCCTGAAAATGTCATCAATAAAGTACAAACAGGAATGGAAGTTGCTATTGCACTTTCATCTTTAGGAGAATATTTTAAAGGAAGTGTTTTGGAAGTATCTCCCGTAGTAGATGCCAATTCATCGACCTATCCCGTTAAAATAGATATTGTTACACCCACTACTGCAGTGAAACCCGGAATGGCGGCCAACGTAACTTTTAATTTTAGCACAGGAGAGGAAACCGCAGATAATAGTCTGGTAGTGCCTGTAAAAGCAGTTGGTGAAGACGGAAACGGCAATTTTGTATTCATTGTTGAGTCTGAGGACGGGGAAACGGGCACGGTCAAAAAACAAACCATTGAAGTTGGTGAGCTTACCTCTAACGGGTTTAAGATAAAGAGCGGGCTTAATGGCGGGGAAAAGATTGCTACAGCTGGATTGCAAACACTTTTGGATGGGCAAAAAGTAAGATTACAATAA
- a CDS encoding efflux RND transporter permease subunit, which produces MNLTQFSINNNRVVLSILAVVMLMGLVGYQGLSRDSMPPYTIRVASVVSSFPGASPERVEELVTDKIEKVAQELPELKKVTSTSRTGLSVVQVELVMQTKPEELQAVWDRLRRKLSSIQGLPTGVQPQLKDDGIGEVFGIAVGLTSDGYSFADMKTYADDMRDDLIKLPDAAKVEINGDQAERVFVEFDNTKLKSYGLTSNRLQGLISNTNILSSGGQINVEDERIILEPTGNFDDVSDIEEMLIPVGDGGQVVPLKDITSVRKGYINPPTQIVRINGKDALSLHVSLKKGANIIKLGEELDVVLNEWREKLPVGLEANRLASIDGYIDTKISDFVGNLLQSITIVLFVMLFFLGLRTGLVIASLIPIVTITTLFIMGLIDVGLNQITLAALIMALGMMVDNGIVVAESVMVKMDNGVDVKKAAIDSCSELFTPLLISTLTTSAAFLSFYMAESVMGDIMGPIFVVITIALLSSWIIALSIITLFCVFFLKVKKQEEGKVSFLDRLINGLKSKYKDLILVALNWKRTVLFTIVGMFVLSILGFGLLAFVFFPDSDRNMITADINLPEGTKIERTQEMVAAIEAFITEELKVGENKTDGVVDWSAYIGEGPSTYDLGYNPDEANSNYAHILINTSDFLVNNEMVRKLDSFSFASFPNADIKVGLLGSGGGGTPIEIKVSGNDPDKLAEISQTIKTRLFGISGTKNIKDDWGPKGKKFIIDIDQNKAQLAGVTNQDIATSLQTVLDGFSTGEYREDDKSIPIVMLSDQSKQQSLASLETLNIYAQSSGKSVPLLQVASIMPQWQYTRVKRLNLTRTINVSSELAADGNASAITADITPWLEEQAATWGQGYSYNLGGDAETTAENMGAVASYLPLSAFIIIMLLIIQFNSFRKMAMIVCTIPLGVIGMVLGLLIFNVPFGFMAFLGVISLAGIVINNAIVLVDRIEIEENEIKRKPQDAIIAACLQRFRPILLATFTTVLGLIPLYLGGGETWEPMAVTIMVGLLFGTVITLLFIPAFYSVLYKVDYKGYKFNKALLD; this is translated from the coding sequence ATGAATCTTACGCAGTTTTCAATAAATAACAACCGTGTCGTTTTAAGTATCCTTGCCGTGGTTATGCTCATGGGGCTAGTAGGTTATCAAGGTCTGTCTCGAGATAGCATGCCGCCCTATACTATTCGCGTGGCTTCTGTTGTTTCTTCATTCCCTGGAGCAAGTCCTGAACGTGTTGAGGAGTTGGTCACGGATAAAATTGAAAAGGTGGCCCAAGAATTACCAGAACTAAAGAAAGTGACCAGTACATCAAGAACAGGTCTTTCGGTTGTTCAAGTAGAATTGGTGATGCAAACAAAGCCAGAAGAATTACAGGCGGTTTGGGATAGGCTCCGAAGAAAATTAAGTAGCATTCAAGGATTACCCACTGGGGTACAACCACAACTGAAAGACGACGGTATTGGCGAGGTCTTCGGAATTGCAGTTGGCTTAACCAGTGATGGCTATTCCTTTGCGGACATGAAAACCTATGCCGACGACATGCGCGATGATTTAATCAAATTGCCCGATGCTGCAAAGGTGGAAATCAACGGAGACCAAGCAGAACGGGTATTCGTGGAGTTTGATAATACAAAACTGAAGAGTTATGGTCTTACATCAAATCGTTTACAAGGTCTGATAAGCAACACCAATATTTTAAGTTCTGGAGGACAAATCAACGTTGAGGACGAGCGTATCATTTTAGAGCCTACGGGAAACTTTGATGATGTTTCCGACATCGAAGAAATGTTGATTCCTGTTGGGGATGGTGGTCAAGTGGTTCCCTTAAAGGATATCACCAGTGTTCGAAAAGGTTATATCAATCCCCCGACCCAAATTGTGCGAATCAATGGTAAAGATGCACTATCACTTCATGTTTCCCTAAAAAAAGGAGCGAACATCATCAAGTTAGGGGAAGAACTCGATGTTGTACTAAATGAGTGGCGAGAAAAACTGCCTGTTGGTCTAGAAGCTAACAGATTGGCTTCCATAGACGGATATATTGATACAAAAATTAGTGATTTTGTCGGTAACCTGCTCCAGTCTATTACCATAGTACTATTTGTCATGTTATTTTTCTTAGGATTGCGAACTGGCTTGGTGATTGCGAGTTTAATACCCATAGTTACCATTACTACCCTGTTTATAATGGGCTTAATCGACGTCGGGTTAAATCAAATCACTTTGGCGGCTTTAATCATGGCCTTAGGGATGATGGTGGACAATGGTATTGTTGTGGCAGAGTCGGTCATGGTGAAAATGGATAACGGTGTCGATGTCAAAAAAGCAGCCATAGATTCATGCTCCGAACTCTTTACGCCCTTATTGATTTCCACTTTGACTACTTCCGCAGCATTTTTGTCTTTTTATATGGCTGAATCCGTTATGGGTGATATTATGGGACCCATTTTCGTGGTGATAACTATAGCCCTATTGTCCTCATGGATTATCGCCTTAAGCATCATTACCCTGTTCTGCGTTTTCTTCCTTAAAGTGAAAAAACAAGAGGAGGGAAAAGTAAGTTTCTTAGACCGTTTGATTAATGGTTTAAAATCGAAGTATAAAGATTTGATATTGGTTGCCCTCAACTGGAAACGAACCGTTCTTTTTACCATCGTAGGAATGTTCGTTTTATCAATTCTAGGTTTCGGATTACTGGCTTTCGTATTCTTTCCCGATAGTGACAGGAATATGATAACGGCAGATATCAATCTTCCTGAAGGAACTAAAATTGAACGTACTCAGGAGATGGTCGCTGCCATCGAGGCTTTTATAACCGAGGAGCTTAAAGTTGGTGAAAACAAGACGGATGGTGTGGTAGACTGGTCCGCATATATTGGTGAAGGGCCATCGACCTATGATTTAGGCTACAATCCCGATGAGGCGAATTCGAACTATGCGCACATCCTTATCAATACTTCTGATTTCTTGGTGAACAATGAAATGGTCCGAAAATTAGATTCTTTTAGTTTTGCGTCCTTTCCCAATGCAGATATTAAAGTGGGCCTTTTAGGCTCTGGAGGTGGTGGAACACCAATAGAAATAAAGGTATCAGGAAATGACCCTGATAAATTGGCTGAGATATCCCAGACCATAAAAACCAGATTATTCGGAATTTCAGGTACCAAAAACATCAAAGACGACTGGGGACCAAAAGGAAAGAAATTCATCATTGACATTGACCAAAACAAAGCGCAACTAGCGGGCGTTACCAATCAAGACATTGCAACCTCGCTTCAGACCGTATTGGATGGGTTTAGCACTGGTGAATATCGTGAAGACGATAAGTCCATTCCCATTGTTATGTTAAGCGACCAAAGCAAACAACAGTCCTTGGCATCTTTAGAAACTTTGAATATTTATGCCCAGAGTTCCGGAAAAAGTGTGCCGTTGCTGCAAGTAGCCTCAATCATGCCCCAATGGCAATACACTAGGGTCAAGCGATTGAACCTGACCCGAACCATCAATGTTTCAAGTGAATTAGCCGCAGATGGTAATGCTTCTGCAATTACTGCGGATATCACGCCATGGTTAGAAGAACAAGCGGCGACTTGGGGCCAAGGTTATAGTTACAATTTAGGTGGGGATGCCGAAACCACAGCAGAGAACATGGGCGCGGTAGCTAGTTACCTACCGTTATCTGCCTTTATTATCATTATGTTGTTAATTATTCAGTTCAATTCCTTCCGTAAAATGGCTATGATTGTTTGTACCATTCCATTGGGAGTTATCGGTATGGTTCTAGGATTATTGATTTTCAACGTTCCTTTCGGGTTTATGGCCTTTTTGGGTGTTATTTCTTTGGCGGGTATTGTAATTAACAATGCCATTGTATTGGTGGACCGAATAGAAATTGAAGAAAACGAAATCAAACGAAAACCGCAAGATGCTATTATCGCAGCTTGTTTGCAGCGTTTTCGACCGATATTGCTAGCAACCTTTACTACAGTACTAGGCTTAATACCGCTGTATTTGGGTGGAGGTGAAACATGGGAACCCATGGCCGTAACTATTATGGTAGGACTCTTGTTTGGAACAGTGATTACCTTATTATTTATTCCCGCTTTTTATAGCGTATTGTACAAAGTGGATTACAAGGGGTATAAATTTAATAAAGCCTTATTGGATTAA
- a CDS encoding ion channel: protein MFKKLYSYRFEFFFITQIAVLFGSLFIRGEIFEKSIGPIFFLLNLIAGIILISKRKDFFWFFLVLLIASSTIFAFAQANGGMPLFTSYMQFGIYFAFYLAVTYEIIKQVWQSTMVDKKVIYGMVSGFISLGLIGFFICMSIELANPESFQGGLLHQQGTLPNTLTEQLMYFSFITMMTIGYGDILPVTPIAQKASILIGLIGQFYLVVITAVVVGKFINQKSAKNES, encoded by the coding sequence ATGTTCAAAAAACTGTATTCATATCGTTTTGAGTTTTTCTTCATCACGCAGATAGCGGTCTTGTTTGGTTCATTGTTCATTCGAGGCGAAATTTTCGAAAAAAGTATTGGACCTATCTTCTTTTTGCTCAATCTAATAGCGGGAATCATTTTGATTTCAAAGCGTAAGGATTTTTTCTGGTTTTTCTTGGTTTTGCTCATTGCCAGTAGTACTATTTTCGCCTTCGCTCAAGCAAATGGCGGAATGCCGTTATTCACGAGCTATATGCAATTCGGAATCTATTTTGCTTTTTACCTAGCCGTTACTTACGAAATCATCAAGCAGGTTTGGCAATCTACCATGGTAGATAAAAAAGTAATCTACGGTATGGTAAGTGGTTTTATATCTCTTGGACTTATAGGGTTTTTTATTTGTATGAGCATTGAACTGGCCAATCCTGAATCGTTTCAAGGAGGTTTGTTACATCAACAAGGAACTTTGCCCAATACACTTACAGAACAATTGATGTACTTCAGCTTTATTACGATGATGACAATTGGTTATGGTGATATCTTACCGGTTACACCAATAGCACAAAAAGCATCAATTCTAATAGGTTTAATCGGTCAGTTCTATTTGGTCGTTATAACAGCTGTTGTTGTAGGGAAGTTCATCAATCAAAAAAGCGCTAAAAACGAGTCGTAA
- a CDS encoding outer membrane protein: MKLFKNNKIMNNTVKLILFALVFQSAFMIKAQEIDINYGYQFGTKFSGDSDYLSIDAGNQLGVSFGWSFSDNTVAQITYNRHSSALLIKDRDVSPSESKLADLTANWIMLTGIYYFSDGNITPFVGGGAGYAFVNFENENRTIVDEGIDTATRIAFSLKGGVTFWLGEHIGLKAQADLFLPVNGFNLDAIFNEDYDGFRSAENIRPISPYFGLNGGMVFRF, encoded by the coding sequence ATGAAGCTTTTTAAAAATAATAAGATTATGAATAACACAGTCAAACTTATTTTATTTGCTTTGGTATTTCAATCCGCTTTTATGATAAAAGCGCAGGAAATCGATATTAATTATGGATATCAATTTGGTACCAAATTTAGTGGGGATAGCGATTATTTAAGTATCGATGCGGGAAATCAGCTAGGGGTGTCTTTCGGATGGTCATTTTCCGATAATACTGTAGCCCAGATTACCTACAATCGTCATTCTTCAGCTTTATTGATTAAAGACAGGGATGTAAGTCCTTCAGAATCCAAGCTTGCTGATTTAACTGCAAACTGGATTATGCTGACAGGAATCTATTACTTCTCCGATGGAAATATCACACCTTTTGTAGGCGGTGGAGCAGGATACGCTTTTGTAAATTTTGAGAATGAAAATAGGACTATAGTGGATGAAGGTATTGATACTGCTACTAGAATTGCCTTTTCTCTTAAGGGTGGCGTTACTTTTTGGTTAGGTGAGCATATCGGACTAAAGGCACAGGCAGATTTATTCCTCCCAGTTAATGGCTTTAATCTTGATGCTATTTTTAATGAGGACTATGATGGCTTTAGGTCCGCAGAAAATATTAGACCCATATCACCCTATTTTGGTTTGAACGGAGGTATGGTCTTTAGGTTTTGA
- a CDS encoding BamA/TamA family outer membrane protein, whose product MKKLAIAIYVLMVFPLCVVGQGREEGFIQTDTIGKQKNIKLVALPIMFYTPETKFGIGGGGQLFLLNNTNQYNQRLSNILFSGIYTTAGQIMFNVTPQVYLGKGNYFIDADYLFEIYPNSFWGIGPETPEESEEFYDQTTHRLKLSFLKRLPPDLNFGFTYNFANHQVTEVQEDGLLDSGTILGADRTVISGLGAEFNLDTRTDTSSPTDGQLFEIGAHFSSKILGATHGFNKFTLDLRNYEPLGERSTLATQVYIENNYGDVPFQGMAFFGGSSSARGYFYGRFLDKNMYVVQAEYRYRLKPRWNLAAFGLVGSVAGDASDLLKFNSVKPGFGAGVRFKILREQNTWLRLDIGSGKDGQNGIYFGVNEAF is encoded by the coding sequence ATGAAAAAATTAGCAATAGCAATATATGTTCTGATGGTTTTCCCTCTTTGTGTTGTCGGACAGGGAAGGGAAGAGGGCTTTATACAAACCGATACCATTGGGAAACAAAAAAATATTAAGCTAGTGGCTTTACCAATTATGTTTTATACTCCCGAAACAAAATTCGGTATTGGTGGTGGTGGGCAATTGTTTTTACTAAACAACACCAACCAGTACAATCAGAGGCTTTCGAATATTTTATTCAGTGGTATTTATACCACCGCAGGGCAAATAATGTTCAATGTTACCCCACAAGTTTATTTAGGAAAGGGGAATTATTTTATTGATGCGGATTATTTATTTGAAATATATCCAAATTCCTTTTGGGGCATTGGTCCGGAAACGCCCGAAGAAAGTGAGGAGTTCTACGACCAAACCACACATAGACTCAAGCTGAGTTTCTTAAAACGCTTGCCTCCTGATTTGAACTTTGGTTTCACTTATAATTTTGCCAATCACCAGGTTACGGAGGTTCAAGAAGATGGTCTGCTTGATTCTGGAACTATTTTGGGTGCAGACCGAACGGTTATAAGTGGATTAGGTGCTGAATTCAATCTAGATACACGAACCGACACTTCTTCCCCAACCGATGGGCAATTATTTGAAATAGGGGCACACTTTTCAAGTAAAATTCTAGGGGCAACGCACGGTTTTAATAAGTTCACACTTGACTTACGCAACTATGAACCACTTGGTGAACGAAGTACTTTGGCAACCCAAGTCTATATCGAGAATAATTATGGCGACGTGCCTTTTCAGGGGATGGCTTTTTTTGGAGGGAGTAGCAGTGCCAGAGGATATTTCTATGGTCGATTTTTAGACAAGAACATGTATGTAGTACAGGCGGAATATCGCTATCGACTAAAACCCAGATGGAATTTGGCCGCCTTTGGCCTAGTAGGAAGTGTAGCAGGAGATGCTTCAGACCTCCTAAAATTTAACTCCGTAAAACCGGGCTTTGGTGCCGGTGTACGATTTAAGATATTGCGAGAACAAAACACATGGTTGCGACTAGATATCGGTAGTGGAAAAGATGGCCAAAACGGAATTTATTTTGGAGTGAATGAAGCTTTTTAA
- a CDS encoding MBL fold metallo-hydrolase has translation MRIKFFGTRGSIPVCENGYQEFGGNTTCVAVFGDTDSDVLVFDAGTGIRKLGKELMQQEFLPGRKIVIAFSHFHWDHIQGFPFFAPAYDPSKEIHIIALGKDLHIPDLKNIFAKQMESTYFPVSLDNMGANFSFILKNVNEETFPDGSIKTYLHSHPGGAHSYRLEADGKVLVYATDIEHGLILDEKLVEFAKNADVLIHDAQYTPEELPNYRGWGHSSWEQAIQVAEKANVKKLFLTHHDPEHNDDFLLEVERLCQERFANCFLAREGVQIEL, from the coding sequence ATGAGAATAAAATTTTTTGGAACTAGGGGTTCCATACCTGTTTGTGAAAATGGATACCAAGAATTTGGGGGCAATACTACTTGTGTAGCAGTTTTTGGAGATACAGATAGCGACGTGCTTGTCTTTGACGCGGGAACGGGTATCCGAAAATTAGGCAAGGAGCTTATGCAACAGGAATTTCTTCCCGGAAGAAAGATTGTCATTGCTTTTTCCCATTTTCATTGGGACCATATTCAGGGCTTTCCTTTTTTCGCCCCGGCATACGACCCATCCAAAGAAATACACATCATCGCACTAGGTAAGGACTTACATATACCCGATTTAAAAAACATTTTCGCCAAACAAATGGAAAGCACTTATTTTCCTGTAAGCCTTGATAATATGGGTGCCAATTTTTCATTTATCCTAAAAAACGTTAATGAAGAAACGTTCCCCGATGGGAGTATAAAAACGTATTTGCATTCCCATCCTGGCGGAGCACATAGTTATCGATTGGAAGCTGATGGCAAAGTCTTGGTCTATGCTACGGATATTGAGCATGGCCTCATATTGGATGAAAAGCTGGTGGAATTCGCAAAAAATGCCGATGTCCTGATTCATGATGCGCAATATACGCCTGAAGAGCTTCCAAATTATAGGGGCTGGGGTCATAGTAGTTGGGAGCAGGCCATTCAAGTTGCCGAAAAAGCCAACGTAAAAAAACTTTTTCTTACCCATCACGACCCTGAGCATAATGATGACTTTCTATTGGAGGTAGAACGTCTTTGTCAAGAACGTTTTGCGAATTGCTTCTTGGCCCGGGAGGGAGTTCAAATAGAACTCTGA
- a CDS encoding helix-turn-helix transcriptional regulator, which produces MVQKYQICQIALLNPVLEVLENNGVDSKKLVKKSTLRYFDLEQEQHYAPLEVVYDFFAKIKTHFPNGFLRPYDLAYFKLSNLGSFGRYLTKLPTLYSVLHQFVMYKSIFQTNLNCNLSIYQDTVKFDFSYLDEPTTGRKIGENIFMAILLQLFRTYTNKNWVPDEIHIPYNNYGEIKSMVIGKKCRLITNQNTFAFVFPREILRKATKIRIQFTNQSLPNVPAKSISDTIEEILKSYKSGYIPSLSNVAQHFNVSESSIKRSLKSENTKFSKILEKILYQKSIDLLTGSNLSITLISEFLGYSDSPNFIRSFKKWSSSTPGQFRDSYILTSIDN; this is translated from the coding sequence ATGGTTCAGAAATATCAAATATGCCAAATAGCATTATTAAATCCTGTATTAGAGGTTTTGGAAAACAATGGTGTTGATTCAAAAAAACTCGTCAAAAAAAGTACACTACGATATTTTGACTTAGAGCAAGAGCAACACTATGCCCCACTTGAAGTGGTTTATGATTTCTTTGCGAAGATAAAAACTCACTTTCCCAACGGGTTCTTGAGACCATACGACTTAGCGTATTTCAAACTTTCTAATTTAGGAAGCTTTGGAAGGTACTTGACCAAGCTTCCAACCTTATATAGTGTGTTGCACCAGTTCGTGATGTACAAGTCGATTTTTCAAACGAATTTAAATTGTAATCTGAGTATATATCAAGATACCGTAAAGTTTGATTTTTCATATTTGGATGAGCCCACGACGGGTCGAAAAATAGGGGAAAACATTTTTATGGCTATTCTTTTGCAACTATTTAGAACCTACACCAATAAAAATTGGGTGCCAGATGAAATACATATTCCTTATAACAACTATGGAGAAATTAAATCTATGGTAATAGGAAAAAAGTGCCGGCTTATCACAAATCAAAATACGTTTGCTTTTGTATTTCCTCGGGAAATATTAAGAAAGGCGACAAAAATCCGTATTCAATTCACAAACCAGAGCTTACCCAATGTTCCTGCCAAAAGTATTTCAGACACTATAGAAGAAATTTTAAAAAGCTATAAATCAGGCTATATTCCTTCTCTTAGCAATGTGGCTCAGCATTTTAATGTTTCTGAAAGTAGTATCAAAAGAAGCCTCAAATCGGAAAACACCAAATTCTCTAAAATTCTAGAGAAAATTCTATATCAAAAATCAATCGACCTACTAACGGGTTCCAACCTTAGCATTACCCTCATTAGTGAGTTTTTGGGCTATTCAGATAGTCCAAATTTCATACGCTCATTTAAAAAATGGTCCAGTAGTACACCAGGTCAATTTAGGGATTCATACATATTGACCTCGATTGATAATTAG
- a CDS encoding LytR/AlgR family response regulator transcription factor, producing the protein MKSEIKIKKLVWLAFGLSLAINFSEILYYFNSPITLFETPRPTSVLNILFRGFSVFLFCFSALYFNIFKIDAWLRNLTDKMAFLGSLLINGLLYILTLIPFLYIMDNFIVTLPLGELKGLSFVWLVLLVICVLLATLLKVRSGLANRLIGQEAFVRYNKEHNSFDHDLNILEKNYLTSLLLPRKKVLEPVKIKDFALFFIEDCIVKGKTFDLRVFFLDKSIQELEQKLNPNSFFRANRQCLINRDAVKHLEPDSFGKMELTLKIDHEESISISKLKTKDFKDWLVEFSA; encoded by the coding sequence ATGAAAAGTGAAATCAAAATCAAGAAATTGGTGTGGTTGGCATTTGGCCTAAGCTTGGCAATAAATTTTAGTGAAATACTGTATTATTTCAATTCTCCAATAACCTTATTTGAAACCCCGCGTCCTACTTCCGTTTTAAATATTCTTTTTAGAGGTTTTTCCGTTTTCTTGTTCTGTTTTAGTGCACTTTATTTTAATATATTCAAAATAGATGCTTGGTTGCGGAACTTAACGGATAAAATGGCTTTCTTGGGGTCATTGCTTATAAACGGACTACTATACATCCTGACACTAATTCCCTTTCTTTATATAATGGATAATTTCATTGTTACGCTGCCTCTTGGAGAACTAAAGGGACTCTCTTTTGTATGGTTGGTATTATTGGTTATTTGTGTTTTATTAGCAACCTTACTAAAAGTAAGATCTGGATTGGCAAATAGATTAATAGGACAAGAAGCTTTTGTTCGGTATAATAAAGAACATAATAGCTTTGACCACGACCTTAACATACTTGAAAAGAATTATTTGACCAGTCTTTTATTACCTAGAAAAAAAGTATTGGAACCTGTAAAAATAAAGGATTTCGCTTTGTTTTTCATTGAAGATTGCATCGTAAAAGGAAAAACCTTTGATTTAAGGGTTTTCTTTTTGGACAAGAGTATTCAAGAACTGGAACAAAAACTAAATCCGAATAGTTTTTTCCGAGCTAATCGACAATGCCTTATCAATCGTGACGCCGTGAAACATTTAGAACCAGATTCTTTTGGTAAAATGGAATTGACCTTAAAAATTGACCATGAAGAATCTATTTCAATAAGCAAACTTAAAACCAAGGACTTCAAAGATTGGTTAGTTGAATTTTCAGCTTAG
- the gltS gene encoding sodium/glutamate symporter, translating to MQIGPRDTIVIACLVLFLGKYLNKKISFFRAYNIPEPVTGGVIFSIFFGILYAVTGTEFSFALELRDALLIIFFITIGLSSRLKTLLKGGKSLLLLLVLAVGYLFIQNLTGVGIAYLTDLPSVTGVLGGSVSFSGGHGTTIAWVPTFQNEFGISNAMEMGIACATIGLVLGGFIGGPIAKFLIKRHQLKPTEEKPVVVGVRHGKGDSVEMNYNNILQMIYFIFSTAGLGIAINELLTWMGLALPSFVTALFAGIIVTNLIPIFFKKFDWQPEKSKALSMASDLSLGLFLAMSLMSLQLWTLSDLAGPLLLIVVAQLVVISVFVIVVVFRVMGKDYDAAVMSAGYAGLALGATPTAIANMTAVTKKFGGSPKAFIVVPLVGAFFIDISNALIIRFLLGVFG from the coding sequence ATGCAAATAGGACCCAGAGACACTATCGTCATTGCTTGTTTGGTTTTATTTTTAGGGAAATATCTCAACAAGAAAATTTCCTTTTTTAGAGCGTATAACATTCCCGAACCCGTAACAGGAGGCGTCATCTTTTCCATATTTTTCGGAATTTTATATGCCGTAACGGGCACTGAGTTCAGCTTTGCTTTGGAGTTACGAGATGCATTACTTATCATCTTTTTTATCACCATTGGCCTTTCTTCAAGATTGAAGACCTTATTGAAAGGAGGTAAATCATTGCTGCTACTCTTAGTACTGGCAGTGGGGTATCTTTTCATCCAAAACCTTACCGGTGTAGGTATTGCCTACCTTACTGACTTGCCAAGTGTAACGGGTGTTCTAGGAGGTTCGGTTTCTTTTAGTGGAGGCCATGGCACCACCATCGCTTGGGTGCCTACTTTTCAGAATGAATTTGGCATTTCAAATGCCATGGAAATGGGTATCGCTTGCGCAACCATTGGTTTGGTTTTAGGTGGATTCATAGGAGGTCCTATTGCCAAGTTTTTGATAAAACGACATCAGTTAAAACCGACGGAAGAAAAGCCCGTTGTGGTGGGTGTTCGTCATGGCAAAGGCGATAGTGTGGAGATGAACTACAACAATATTTTACAGATGATATACTTCATCTTCTCAACTGCTGGATTGGGCATAGCCATTAATGAATTGCTCACATGGATGGGGCTAGCTCTCCCCTCCTTTGTCACGGCATTGTTTGCGGGTATTATCGTTACGAATTTGATTCCTATCTTTTTTAAGAAATTCGATTGGCAACCTGAAAAATCAAAAGCCCTTTCCATGGCATCCGATTTGTCTTTAGGGCTTTTTCTAGCGATGTCGCTAATGAGTCTTCAATTATGGACACTCTCCGATTTGGCCGGACCATTACTTCTTATCGTAGTTGCCCAACTCGTAGTGATTTCTGTTTTCGTAATCGTGGTTGTTTTCCGTGTTATGGGTAAAGATTATGATGCAGCCGTAATGAGTGCAGGATATGCTGGACTGGCGCTAGGAGCTACACCCACGGCAATTGCGAATATGACGGCGGTTACCAAGAAGTTCGGTGGGTCTCCCAAGGCATTCATTGTGGTACCGCTTGTTGGTGCTTTTTTTATTGATATCTCCAATGCTTTGATTATTAGATTCTTATTGGGTGTTTTTGGGTGA